Below is a window of Tolypothrix bouteillei VB521301 DNA.
TTCCCGCATTCCCGCGTCCGCGAGTAAAGGAATTAATTTGAGCGCCATTTTTTACCGCAAGTACACCTGTTGTGATATCTATATTTCCAGCATTTCCTACTGCACTGCTACTCTGAACATTGTTGGAAATATATGATGATGCAGCATCTAGAAAAATTGCATCACGAGCTGTGACGGAAATATTACCTGAATCACCTTTACCAGAAGTAGTAGAACTTATCTCTCCACCATCTTTTACGAAAACATTTCCAGCCCGAATTTTGATATCCCCACCACGTCCAATTGCACCAGCACCAAGATTGGCAAACACACCACTGTTTTTCCCAATAGTCAATGCATCTCGCACGTTAATATTTAACGTGCCACCAATACCTTGCCCACCCGGAAGTGTGTTAGAAGCTCCGTTAACACCAACCTGTATTCGCCCACCGTTCGACAGAGACAATGAGCTTGCAGTAATATTTATATTGCCGCCATTTCCTATAGCTCCAGATTCTACAGTGCTAGATACACTGCTTTCATTCCCATCACTATTCGCCCCATCAAAAGTAATTGCATTCCTGGCTTGAATGGTTATATTTCCCGCATTCCCTTGTCCGCGAGTAAAGCTATTGATTTGAGCGCCATTTGTCGCAGAAAAGGAACCTGTAGTAATACTTATGCCACCACTGTTACCAACAGCATTACTTTGCTGTACGTTGCTATAAATACCACTGGTATCTAGAGAAATAGTGTCAAGAACTGTTATAGAAATTTTTCCCGAATCTCCTTTACCCAAAGTACTGGAAATTATCTCTCCACCATCTTTGACAAAAAGATTTCCAGCTTGAATGTTGACATCTCCACCGCGTCCAGTTGCATCAGTACCAAGATTGGCAAATACACCACTGTCTTTGCCAATAGTCAATGCATCTCGCACATTAATATTTACAGTACCACCAATACCTTGCCCACCAGGAAAGGTTCTAGAGGCTTCACGGATACCGCTATTTAAGTACCCACCATTTGTCAGGGATAATGAACCAGCAGTGATACTGATATTGCCACCATTACCCACTCCACCTGCTAAAACATTACTATATAAAGCACTGAGATTTCCATTACTATCTATCCCATCAAAAGTGACTGCATCCCTAGCTTGAATGGTTATATTGCCTGCATTTCCTTGTCCGCGAGTAAAGCTATTTATTTGAGCGCCATTGATGACAGAAAGCGAAGCAGTAGTAATACTTATGCCACCACTGTTACCAACAGCATCTCTTTGCTGTATGTTATTATAAATACCTTCGGTGTCTAGAGAAATAGTGTCAAGAACTGTTATAGAAATTTTCCCCGAATCTCCTTCACCAAAAGTACTGGAAATTATCTCTCCACCATCTCTGATAAACAAGTTCCCAGCTTGAATGTTGACATCTCCACCGCGTCCAATTGCACCAGCACCAAGATTAGCAAATACACCACTATCTTTCCCAATGGTCAATGCATCTCGCACGTTGACATTTAAAGTACCGCCATTACCTCGACCACCCAGAAGTGTATCAGATGCTTCACGAACACCCACTCCTAATAGTCCACCATTTGTTAAAAATAACGACCTAGCAGTAATATTTATACTGCCACCGTTACCTATAGCTCCAGGTTCTACATCACTAAATGAAGCGCTTGGAAATCCGTCGCTATCTATCCCATCAAAAATGACTGCATCCCTGGCTTGAATTGTAATATTTCCCGCATTTCCTCGTCCGCGAGTCAAAGAATCTATTTGAGCGCCACCTGTTACTTCAAGGGAACCAGTGTTAATTGTTATATCACCAGCATTACCTACTGCTTCTGCTCGAACTGAGTTGAAAATTAAGCTATTTGTCCCTGCAAGTTTTATTTGCCCTATTGCATCAACTTTGATGTTCCCTGCCTGAGTTCCTGTTGTCCCTAAACCTTGCCCGATACCTCCAAGAATTTGACTACCTTCTAAAATCTTTAAATTTCGGGCATTAACCGCAATACTACCACCACTATCACCAGTAACATCAACTACAGCCCTGTTGGTAAGAGATATATCTCCTCGTTGCACTCTGTCTGGAAAAGTTAAACTGAAATTCTTCCCATTTTCTTGAATTCCAATGCTTCCCGCTTCTACCAATCCTCCTAACTCGATTCTTCCACCAGAAGCGATCGCCCATCCCCTATCCATGCTGACATTACCACCAACAAGCAGCAAACTCTTACCATCTAGAACGCGCAAACCAAGTACATCATCACCCGCAAGGTCTTTTCCTGCATCTGCAATTGAATTATTCTGAATCGATGCAGTTTGATTAATTTGATTAAAAAACAACGATCCTGGGTTAATCGTCAGTAACGACGAAGGTGTTTCTGGATTGGTAGCACTAAAAGTCCCTAAATTTTCAAACTGAATCCCGTTCGCTGTCGTCGCCACAAACGAACCATTCACATCCAAACTGGCATTTTGCCCAAAGATTATTCCATTTGGGTTAATTAGAAACAGATTGGCATTACCTAATACACCAAGCGTTCCTCGAATATTGGAGGGATTGTTCCCCGTCACGCGACTCAAAATATTCTGGATGCCAACAGGATTGGTGAAGTACACACCCTGTTGATTACCAACATTAAATTCGCTAAAACTGTGGAATAGGTTTGCTCCTCGAATCGCTCCGCTATCAATGCGATCGCTAAGCTGATTGTTGATAAGAATATTGGGAGTAACAACAGAGCTTTCAGCACCCAGAGTGGTATCAGGTGCGATCTGGGCTAGAGCACAATTTCTAGAGTTGGTGCTGACTCCACAAAACACCAATGTACTGACCAGCAATAATTTCCAGTTCCGTCGCTGCCAACACTGAACCATAAAAGTCCCCCAAAATCATATCAGCGATTAATTGCTAACCTCTCACCGCCGATTGCGTTTAAATAGACCACACTGTTTAAACTACACATTATTGACGATACCATCTTTTTTGGAAAATTGAATTGCCTATAACTGCAACAAATAATACATTTTCCCGGTGCAAATTTAGAAGTTTTACGTATAAGTTAAGACTGGAAATTGTGAAGTCATAAATTATAACTTGAGTAAAATTTTCAACAATTCTACTAATTTTTGCGATAACTTGGTGAGGTTATTTTGAATGGAACTGGTGTCAGGTGCGGAAATATTTCCAGAAGCGATCGCACCCGTTGCGTTCACATCTACACAATTATTGCCATCAAGTGTTTGCCCCTTTGTGACTCGTTGTGCAGCCCGATAGCCAAAACCGAAAAAGGCTTTTGTCTTGAGGGTAATATTACCGCCTCAACCATCAAGGGCAAAAGCAAGAATATCGCTAAATAGATGTAAAAAATAATACGATTTTAAACTGCCAATAACCCCAATCCTGCTTGGTGTCAGGAAAATAGAGATTACAATCAGAAAAAATTAGTTCGCACTTTGCACTTTTCTGTCTAGTGAATTGCATATTTTAACAAGCCAAGTTGATAATGTTGGTATTTTAGTATGCAGAAACTGTGAATGCAATTTCCTGATGATTCTTTGATGATATTTATTAAACACATAGCTAATTCAAGAAACTTCTTACATTAACTCATAGTTTTTCTAAATGAATTCATAACTCAAATGTGAATTTCAAGAATGTGCTGTGGCGTGAGTACTAAGACTATTAGAGAAAAAAGGAGACCATCGTGATTACCCACTCCAACCGCTAAAACATTCCTCGATGAAGCACTGAAATTTCT
It encodes the following:
- a CDS encoding beta strand repeat-containing protein; protein product: MVQCWQRRNWKLLLVSTLVFCGVSTNSRNCALAQIAPDTTLGAESSVVTPNILINNQLSDRIDSGAIRGANLFHSFSEFNVGNQQGVYFTNPVGIQNILSRVTGNNPSNIRGTLGVLGNANLFLINPNGIIFGQNASLDVNGSFVATTANGIQFENLGTFSATNPETPSSLLTINPGSLFFNQINQTASIQNNSIADAGKDLAGDDVLGLRVLDGKSLLLVGGNVSMDRGWAIASGGRIELGGLVEAGSIGIQENGKNFSLTFPDRVQRGDISLTNRAVVDVTGDSGGSIAVNARNLKILEGSQILGGIGQGLGTTGTQAGNIKVDAIGQIKLAGTNSLIFNSVRAEAVGNAGDITINTGSLEVTGGAQIDSLTRGRGNAGNITIQARDAVIFDGIDSDGFPSASFSDVEPGAIGNGGSINITARSLFLTNGGLLGVGVREASDTLLGGRGNGGTLNVNVRDALTIGKDSGVFANLGAGAIGRGGDVNIQAGNLFIRDGGEIISSTFGEGDSGKISITVLDTISLDTEGIYNNIQQRDAVGNSGGISITTASLSVINGAQINSFTRGQGNAGNITIQARDAVTFDGIDSNGNLSALYSNVLAGGVGNGGNISITAGSLSLTNGGYLNSGIREASRTFPGGQGIGGTVNINVRDALTIGKDSGVFANLGTDATGRGGDVNIQAGNLFVKDGGEIISSTLGKGDSGKISITVLDTISLDTSGIYSNVQQSNAVGNSGGISITTGSFSATNGAQINSFTRGQGNAGNITIQARNAITFDGANSDGNESSVSSTVESGAIGNGGNINITASSLSLSNGGRIQVGVNGASNTLPGGQGIGGTLNINVRDALTIGKNSGVFANLGAGAIGRGGDIKIRAGNVFVKDGGEISSTTSGKGDSGNISVTARDAIFLDAASSYISNNVQSSSAVGNAGNIDITTGVLAVKNGAQINSFTRGRGNAGNVTIQARDAVTFDGVDSDGNYSSVYSNVLAGAIGNGGNISITAGSLSLMNDGRLQFGVNGASNTRPGGQGIGGTLNINVRDALTIGKNSGVFANLGAGAIGRSGDIKVQAGNVFVKDGGEISSTTSGKGDSGNISVTVRDAIFLDAASYIYNNVQSSAVGNAGSIDITTGSLNIANRAGIVANTSGQGNGGNITVEAKDLLEILSDGNLESDVLQSARGNSGNITVKTGRLIVRDSQIGPSVLGEGNVGDFKIIATESVELSGQILKREGDTSNTGSVGYPGGLFAQIDLLGKGRGGNLTIETRRLSVSDGSKIQAATFGDGDAGNVFIRADEIDLFETEKPNFYNTGIFAGVQTDGRIEANIIDPRNGRSPVGKGGNLTIETRTLSVKDGAEVFVQTTGEGDAGKIFIRASESVNVAGVSTGTLERQRTSKITAAASERSTGNGGSLTIETPLLNVADGGFISSSSQGKGTAGDINITANVARLNNGQITAQTTSTDGGNINLNLGQYLFLRNGSQISTTAGTAQAGGNGGNITINTPFLIAFPNENNDITANAFRGTGGNVNINARGIFGIEARSQPSNQTNDITASSNLGLPGTINVNSPDNSSIQNSLTALPTNAIDTNTLIANSCIVRSQTKQQGSFIITGAGGLPNRPSEASVSNYSTGDVRNVIDEKTSRLWKKGDPIIEPQGVYRLSNGRLVMSRECR